From Streptomyces sp. NBC_01754, a single genomic window includes:
- a CDS encoding ParA family protein gives MPVRGLSPSGLEAVGSVAVRTFATHQHMTTAPQMMDGLHVNAMAGNESGRDSAHLADFAEVPEGHFYDPDAEYEPDPEYAATLAPDAARQRRERIGPTGRPLPYFPIPGPLTDHGPAKIIAMCNQKGGVGKTTSTINLGAALAEYGRRVLLVDFDPQGALSVGLGVNPMELDLTVYNLLMERGMAADEVLLKTAVPNMDLLPSNIDLSAAEVQLVSEVARESTLQRALKPLLADYDYIVIDCQPSLGLLTVNALTAAHKVIVPLECEFFALRGVALLTETIEKVQERLNPELELDGILATMYDSRTVHSREVLARVVEAFDSHVYHTVIGRTVRFPETTVAGEPITTYASNSVGAAAYRQLAREVLARCHAE, from the coding sequence ATGCCTGTACGGGGTCTGAGCCCGAGCGGGCTCGAAGCTGTCGGCTCCGTCGCAGTCCGCACCTTCGCCACCCACCAGCACATGACGACAGCCCCCCAGATGATGGACGGCCTACACGTGAACGCCATGGCCGGCAACGAGAGTGGCCGAGATTCCGCCCACCTCGCCGACTTCGCCGAGGTGCCCGAGGGGCACTTCTACGACCCCGATGCCGAGTACGAGCCCGACCCGGAGTACGCGGCCACCCTCGCGCCCGACGCCGCTCGCCAGCGCCGCGAGCGGATCGGCCCGACCGGCCGGCCGCTGCCGTACTTCCCGATTCCCGGTCCGCTGACCGATCACGGCCCCGCCAAGATCATCGCGATGTGCAACCAGAAGGGCGGCGTCGGCAAGACCACGTCGACCATCAACCTGGGCGCGGCACTCGCGGAGTACGGACGGCGCGTCCTGCTCGTCGACTTCGACCCTCAGGGCGCCCTGTCGGTCGGTCTCGGGGTCAACCCGATGGAGCTCGACCTCACGGTCTACAACCTGCTCATGGAGCGGGGCATGGCCGCCGACGAGGTCCTGCTGAAGACAGCCGTGCCCAACATGGACCTGCTGCCGAGCAACATCGACCTCTCCGCCGCCGAGGTGCAGCTGGTGAGCGAGGTGGCCCGTGAGTCGACGTTGCAGCGCGCCCTGAAGCCGCTGCTGGCCGACTACGACTACATCGTGATCGACTGCCAGCCCTCGCTCGGCCTGCTCACCGTGAACGCCCTGACGGCGGCTCACAAGGTGATAGTCCCGCTCGAGTGCGAGTTCTTCGCGCTGCGCGGTGTGGCCCTGCTCACCGAGACGATCGAGAAGGTCCAGGAGCGGCTCAACCCGGAGCTGGAGCTCGACGGCATTCTCGCCACCATGTACGACTCCCGCACCGTGCACAGCCGTGAGGTGCTCGCCCGCGTCGTCGAGGCCTTCGACAGCCACGTCTACCACACGGTCATCGGCCGCACGGTCCGCTTCCCGGAGACCACGGTCGCCGGTGAGCCCATCACCACGTACGCGTCCAACTCGGTCGGTGCCGCCGCCTACCGCCAGCTCGCCAGGGAGGTGCTCGCCCGGTGTCACGCCGAGTGA
- the ald gene encoding alanine dehydrogenase has product MQVGIPREVKNNEFRVAITPAGVNELVRHGHEVLVERRAGEGSSIPDEEYLAAGARILATADEVWAAADLLLKVKEPVAEEYHRLREGQTLFTYLHLAASRACTDALLAAGTTAIAYETVETAGRALPLLAPMSEVAGRLAPQVGAYHLMRSAGGRGVLPGGVPGTGSARAVVIGGGVSGWNATQIAVGLGFHVTLLDKDIDKLREADRIFGTRVRTVVSNALELEKAVVEADLVVGAVLIPGAKAPKLVTNELVARMKPGSVLVDIAIDQGGCFEDSHPTTHADPTFTVHDSVFYCVANMPGAVPNTSTYALTNATLPYILQLADRGWAEALRRDPALAKGLNTHGGHVVYRGVAEAHGLDHVELDTLLG; this is encoded by the coding sequence GTGCAGGTCGGCATCCCCCGCGAAGTCAAGAACAACGAGTTCCGGGTGGCGATCACACCCGCCGGAGTCAATGAACTCGTCCGCCACGGCCACGAGGTCCTCGTCGAGCGGCGCGCCGGTGAGGGCTCCTCCATCCCGGACGAGGAGTACCTCGCCGCGGGCGCCCGGATCCTGGCCACCGCCGACGAGGTCTGGGCCGCCGCAGACCTGCTGCTCAAGGTCAAGGAGCCGGTCGCCGAGGAGTACCACCGCCTCCGCGAGGGGCAGACGCTCTTCACCTACCTGCATCTCGCCGCGTCCCGCGCGTGCACGGACGCGCTGCTGGCGGCGGGCACCACCGCGATCGCCTACGAGACGGTCGAGACCGCCGGCCGCGCACTGCCGCTGCTCGCCCCGATGTCCGAGGTCGCGGGCCGTCTCGCCCCCCAGGTCGGCGCGTACCACCTGATGCGCTCGGCCGGGGGGCGCGGTGTACTGCCCGGCGGTGTCCCCGGCACCGGCTCGGCCCGGGCCGTCGTCATCGGCGGCGGTGTCTCGGGCTGGAACGCCACGCAGATCGCCGTGGGGCTGGGCTTCCACGTCACGCTGCTCGACAAGGACATCGACAAGCTGCGCGAGGCCGACCGGATCTTCGGCACCAGGGTGCGCACCGTCGTCTCCAACGCCCTCGAACTGGAGAAGGCCGTCGTCGAGGCCGACCTCGTCGTCGGTGCGGTGCTGATCCCCGGCGCGAAGGCGCCGAAGCTGGTCACCAACGAGCTGGTCGCCCGGATGAAGCCCGGAAGTGTTCTTGTCGACATCGCGATCGACCAGGGCGGCTGTTTCGAGGACTCCCACCCGACCACCCACGCCGACCCGACCTTCACGGTCCACGACTCGGTCTTCTACTGCGTCGCGAACATGCCGGGCGCGGTGCCCAACACCTCGACCTACGCGCTCACCAACGCCACGCTGCCCTACATCCTGCAGCTCGCCGACCGCGGCTGGGCCGAGGCGCTGCGCCGCGACCCGGCGCTGGCCAAGGGGCTCAACACCCATGGTGGTCACGTGGTTTACCGAGGGGTGGCCGAGGCCCACGGACTCGACCACGTCGAACTGGACACGCTTCTCGGCTGA
- a CDS encoding tetratricopeptide repeat protein, whose amino-acid sequence MTDQAVDTSGPAEAARTVTADRPSGATPPRFFGRERELKALQADIGRAGLDTLAGRKAARARVLLIAGRPGSGRSALAAELARRLTEPGDHPDGVYRIALTEPGGARVPGERAARALLDQLGVAAPPGADEDELSDMVRSAFAERRALILLEDAVDAEQVDPLLPDNPDCLVVATSTGPLTGIPGVRPCTLGGLEAGPAVQLLARTVGQVRITVDPRAAETLAEECGGQPAALTLVAGWLAARPGASVADVTKQLRDLPDDGEHPAGTRPSARAFRLVHASLPPATARMLRLLALAPAGLADAHTASALAGCSVSAARTALEDFVRFGLLRTNGADRPQYEVPGCLAPLLRALMDELDRPAEIQLARARMLERTVRQLQSCRAVTEPEGSPARRRLAGLPRSLRFPHPEAAAEWLRTRQPALLASARTAVRDGGLDTLARRLVAALVRALAVHRGTEEAAPELYGLHQLVLDVADRRNLHREKAAALLNLADLDAGTGRTEEALARYRAALDAGREAKDLYATGRAMESVAGAHAELGDFSRASDWYGRALAQRLAHGERADAARLYGRLGAVHTYQGRYGEALRNWRAAAAGHRRLGDPAAQARALSEAARVQEYAGRPQESLRTCREAVALARGAGDTRLHAALELRLADTLDRLGDPASAGLHRATGERLLRTATTA is encoded by the coding sequence GTGACCGATCAGGCGGTGGACACCAGCGGCCCGGCCGAAGCGGCCAGGACAGTCACGGCCGACAGGCCGTCAGGTGCCACCCCACCCCGATTCTTCGGCCGTGAACGGGAGTTGAAAGCCCTTCAGGCGGATATCGGGCGCGCCGGTCTGGACACCCTGGCCGGCCGCAAGGCGGCTCGCGCCCGGGTCCTGCTGATCGCTGGGCGGCCCGGTTCCGGACGGTCCGCGCTCGCCGCCGAACTCGCCCGCCGGCTCACCGAACCGGGTGACCACCCCGACGGGGTGTACCGGATCGCGCTCACCGAACCGGGCGGCGCGCGGGTCCCCGGCGAGCGCGCCGCCCGTGCGCTCCTGGACCAGCTCGGCGTGGCCGCACCGCCCGGCGCGGACGAGGACGAACTCTCCGATATGGTCCGGTCCGCGTTCGCCGAACGCCGTGCGCTGATCCTGCTCGAGGACGCGGTGGACGCGGAACAGGTCGACCCGCTACTCCCGGACAATCCGGACTGCCTGGTGGTGGCCACCTCCACGGGACCGCTGACCGGCATCCCCGGGGTCCGCCCCTGCACCCTCGGCGGCCTGGAGGCGGGCCCGGCCGTCCAGTTGCTCGCCCGTACCGTCGGCCAGGTCCGCATCACCGTCGATCCCCGGGCGGCCGAGACGCTCGCCGAGGAGTGCGGGGGGCAGCCCGCCGCACTCACCCTGGTCGCCGGCTGGCTCGCGGCCCGCCCGGGAGCGTCCGTCGCCGACGTCACCAAGCAGCTCCGGGACCTGCCGGACGACGGCGAACACCCCGCCGGGACGCGCCCGTCGGCCCGCGCCTTCCGGCTGGTCCACGCCTCGTTGCCGCCGGCCACCGCGCGGATGCTGCGCCTGCTCGCCCTCGCCCCCGCCGGACTGGCCGACGCCCACACGGCCTCCGCGCTGGCCGGATGCTCGGTCTCGGCGGCCCGCACCGCCCTGGAGGACTTCGTCCGGTTCGGGCTCCTGCGCACGAACGGCGCGGACCGGCCGCAGTACGAGGTGCCCGGCTGCCTGGCACCGCTGCTGCGCGCCCTGATGGACGAGCTGGACCGGCCGGCCGAGATCCAGCTCGCCCGGGCCCGGATGCTGGAGCGGACCGTGCGGCAGCTCCAGTCCTGCCGGGCGGTCACCGAACCGGAGGGCTCCCCGGCCCGCCGCAGGCTCGCCGGACTGCCGCGCTCACTGCGCTTCCCCCATCCCGAGGCGGCCGCCGAGTGGCTGCGGACGCGGCAGCCGGCACTGCTGGCCTCCGCCCGGACGGCCGTCCGGGACGGCGGGCTGGACACCCTGGCCCGCCGTCTGGTGGCCGCCCTCGTACGGGCGCTGGCCGTCCACCGGGGTACCGAGGAGGCGGCACCGGAGCTGTACGGGCTGCACCAGTTGGTCCTCGACGTCGCCGACCGGCGGAACCTGCACCGGGAGAAGGCCGCGGCCCTGCTCAACCTCGCCGACCTGGACGCGGGGACCGGCCGCACGGAGGAGGCGCTGGCCCGCTACCGGGCGGCCCTGGACGCCGGACGTGAGGCGAAGGACCTCTACGCGACCGGCCGCGCGATGGAGTCCGTGGCCGGCGCCCACGCCGAACTGGGGGACTTCAGCCGGGCCTCGGACTGGTACGGCCGGGCCCTCGCGCAGCGGCTCGCCCACGGGGAGCGGGCCGACGCGGCCCGGCTGTACGGGCGCCTGGGCGCCGTCCACACCTACCAGGGGCGCTACGGCGAGGCCCTGCGGAACTGGCGGGCCGCCGCGGCGGGCCACCGCAGGCTCGGCGACCCGGCCGCCCAGGCGCGGGCGCTCAGCGAGGCGGCCAGGGTGCAGGAGTACGCGGGACGGCCACAGGAGTCGCTGCGCACCTGCCGTGAAGCGGTCGCCCTGGCACGCGGGGCGGGCGACACGCGGCTGCACGCCGCCCTCGAGCTCAGGCTGGCGGACACGCTGGACCGGCTCGGCGACCCGGCGTCCGCGGGGCTGCACCGGGCGACCGGCGAGCGACTGCTGCGTACTGCCACCACGGCCTAA
- the scpB gene encoding SMC-Scp complex subunit ScpB, translating into MNADDEGPGAGVAGLDLKPALEAVLMVVDEPATEEHLAQVLRRPRRAVADALRELADEYTAQRRGFDLRLVAGGWRFYTRPAYAEAVEGFVLDGQHARLTQAALETLAVVAYRQPVSRSRVSAVRGVNCDGVMRTLLQRGLVEEAGAEPETGAILYRTTNYFLERMGLRGLDELPELAPFLPEADAIEAETPEGVPSFDPDAPDTPETHADDKTEF; encoded by the coding sequence GTGAACGCAGACGACGAGGGGCCCGGGGCCGGGGTCGCCGGGCTCGATCTCAAGCCCGCGCTGGAGGCGGTCCTCATGGTCGTCGACGAGCCCGCCACCGAGGAACACCTCGCCCAGGTCCTGCGGCGTCCCCGCCGGGCCGTCGCGGACGCACTGCGGGAGCTGGCCGACGAGTACACCGCCCAGCGCCGCGGCTTCGACCTGCGGCTCGTCGCGGGCGGCTGGCGCTTCTACACGCGCCCCGCGTACGCCGAGGCGGTCGAGGGCTTCGTCCTGGACGGCCAGCACGCCCGGCTCACCCAGGCCGCGCTGGAGACGCTCGCCGTGGTCGCCTACCGTCAGCCGGTGAGCCGGTCCAGGGTCTCCGCGGTACGCGGGGTGAACTGCGACGGAGTCATGCGGACCCTGCTCCAGAGGGGTCTGGTGGAGGAGGCGGGCGCGGAACCCGAAACAGGTGCGATCCTGTACAGGACGACGAATTACTTTCTGGAGCGCATGGGCCTGCGAGGCCTGGACGAGCTCCCGGAACTCGCGCCCTTCCTTCCGGAGGCGGACGCGATCGAGGCTGAGACGCCAGAGGGTGTGCCGTCGTTCGATCCGGACGCACCGGACACCCCGGAAACTCACGCAGACGACAAGACGGAATTTTGA
- a CDS encoding NUDIX hydrolase, producing the protein MGFQDTPEEWRVTASVTRFTGNKTSVRTDDVVMPDGSVHGRDYQVHPGSVAVLALDEDGRVLVLRQYRHPVRHKLWEIPAGLLDVPGENPLHAAQRELYEEAHVKAEDWRVLADIYTTPGGCDEAVRIFLARELSEAEGERFAVSEEEADMEQARVPLDDLVRGVLAGHLHNSCLVVGVLSLTAALAGDGLDALRPAGAPWPARPFES; encoded by the coding sequence ATGGGTTTCCAGGACACCCCCGAGGAGTGGCGGGTCACCGCGTCGGTGACGCGGTTCACCGGCAACAAGACCAGCGTCCGCACCGACGACGTGGTGATGCCCGACGGCAGCGTCCACGGCCGCGACTACCAGGTCCACCCCGGCTCCGTCGCCGTACTCGCACTCGACGAGGACGGCCGGGTCCTCGTCCTGCGGCAGTACCGCCACCCGGTGCGCCACAAGCTGTGGGAGATCCCGGCCGGACTCCTCGACGTCCCCGGCGAGAACCCGCTGCACGCCGCGCAGCGGGAGCTGTACGAGGAGGCGCACGTCAAGGCCGAGGACTGGCGGGTGCTCGCCGACATCTACACCACGCCCGGCGGCTGTGACGAGGCCGTCCGGATCTTCCTGGCCCGGGAGCTCTCCGAGGCCGAGGGCGAGCGTTTCGCGGTCTCCGAGGAGGAGGCCGACATGGAGCAGGCCCGGGTCCCGCTGGACGACCTGGTCCGGGGCGTACTCGCCGGGCACCTGCACAACAGCTGCCTGGTCGTGGGCGTCCTGTCGCTCACCGCCGCCCTCGCCGGTGACGGCCTGGACGCGCTGCGCCCGGCCGGGGCGCCGTGGCCGGCCAGGCCGTTCGAGTCCTGA
- a CDS encoding pseudouridine synthase, giving the protein MRSSGRNSGSGGGGKSGGNRNPRSGSGGSFRPKAAGGAGGPGAGGRDDKRDQRPRTPRPEERRYDAGAEEPGSGPRKGRGAAARGGAKGGPKPAQNVSKGGRRQGAPARPRELDAKIEQRNRDRYADKPEIRTPRTHPGAEQEGERLQKVLARAGMGSRRACEELIEQARVEVNGEIVLEQGRRVDPQKDEIKVDGLTVATQSYLFFALNKPAGVVSTMGDPDGRQSLGDYVTNRETRLFHVGRLDTETEGIILLTNHGELAHRLTHPRYGVKKTYLAAIQGPLPRDLGKRLKDGIQLEDGYARADHFRVVENTGKNYLVEVTLHEGRKHIVRRMLAEAGFPVERLVRTSFGPIPLGDQKSGWLRRLTNTEVGMLMQEVGL; this is encoded by the coding sequence ATGCGAAGCAGTGGCAGGAACAGCGGAAGCGGCGGCGGCGGCAAGAGCGGCGGCAACCGGAATCCCCGGAGCGGCTCGGGCGGCTCCTTCCGGCCGAAGGCGGCAGGAGGCGCCGGAGGCCCGGGCGCGGGAGGCCGCGACGACAAGCGGGACCAGCGTCCCCGTACGCCCCGTCCCGAGGAGCGCCGCTACGACGCGGGCGCCGAGGAGCCGGGCAGCGGTCCCCGTAAGGGCCGCGGCGCGGCGGCGCGCGGTGGAGCCAAGGGCGGCCCGAAGCCCGCACAGAACGTGAGCAAGGGCGGCCGTCGTCAGGGCGCGCCGGCCCGGCCGCGCGAGCTCGACGCCAAGATCGAGCAGCGCAACCGCGACCGGTACGCGGACAAGCCGGAGATCCGGACGCCCAGGACGCATCCGGGCGCCGAGCAGGAGGGTGAGCGGCTGCAGAAGGTGCTCGCCCGGGCCGGTATGGGCTCTCGCCGGGCGTGCGAGGAGCTGATCGAGCAGGCCCGCGTCGAGGTCAACGGCGAGATCGTCCTGGAGCAGGGCAGGCGGGTGGACCCGCAGAAGGACGAGATCAAGGTCGACGGGCTGACGGTGGCGACCCAGTCGTACCTCTTCTTCGCCCTGAACAAGCCCGCCGGAGTCGTCTCCACGATGGGGGACCCGGACGGCCGCCAGAGTCTCGGCGACTACGTCACCAACCGCGAGACGCGCCTCTTCCACGTCGGCCGGCTCGACACCGAGACCGAGGGCATCATCCTGCTCACCAACCACGGTGAGCTGGCCCACCGGCTGACGCACCCCCGGTACGGGGTGAAGAAGACCTATCTGGCCGCCATCCAGGGACCGCTCCCGCGTGACCTCGGAAAGCGGCTGAAGGACGGCATCCAGCTGGAGGACGGGTACGCCCGCGCCGACCACTTCCGGGTCGTGGAGAACACCGGGAAGAACTACCTGGTCGAGGTGACCCTCCACGAGGGCCGTAAGCACATCGTCCGCCGGATGCTGGCCGAGGCCGGCTTCCCGGTCGAGCGCCTGGTGCGTACGTCCTTCGGTCCGATCCCGCTGGGCGACCAGAAGTCCGGCTGGCTGCGCCGGCTGACCAACACCGAGGTGGGCATGCTGATGCAGGAGGTCGGCCTGTAG
- a CDS encoding CTP synthase, with product MQPTSTTTKHIFVTGGVASSLGKGLTASSLGALLKARGLRVTMQKLDPYLNVDPGTMNPFQHGEVFVTNDGAETDLDIGHYERFLDVDLDGSANVTTGQIYSQVIAKERRGEYLGDTVQVIPHITNEIKHRIRRMATDDVDVVITEVGGTVGDIESLPFLETVRQVRHEVGRDNVFVVHISLLPYIGPSGELKTKPTQHSVAALRNIGIQPDAIVLRADREVPTAIKRKISLMCDVDETAVVACPDARSIYDIPKVLHTEGLDAYVVRKLDLPFRDVDWTTWDDLLDRVHNPDHEVTVALVGKYIDLPDAYLSVTEAIRAGGFANRARVKVKWVASDDCKTPAGAEQQLGDVDAVCVPGGFGERGVIGKVGAIQYARENKVPLLGLCLGLQCIVIEAARNLAGIPDANSTEFDAATAHPVISTMEEQLAYVEGAGDLGGTMRLGLYPAKLAEGSLVREAYAGEPYVEERHRHRYEVNNAYRTELEKKAGLVFSGTSPDNKLVECVEYPREAHPYLVATQAHPELRSRPTRPHPLFAGLVKAAVERRVAARGTDAGA from the coding sequence ATGCAGCCCACATCCACGACGACCAAGCACATCTTCGTCACCGGGGGTGTCGCCTCCTCCCTCGGCAAGGGTCTGACTGCCTCCAGCCTGGGTGCCCTGCTCAAGGCGCGCGGCCTGCGGGTCACCATGCAGAAGCTCGACCCCTACCTCAACGTCGACCCCGGCACGATGAACCCCTTCCAGCACGGTGAGGTGTTCGTCACCAACGACGGCGCCGAGACCGACCTGGACATCGGCCACTACGAGCGCTTCCTCGACGTGGACCTCGACGGCTCGGCCAACGTCACCACCGGCCAGATCTACTCGCAGGTCATCGCCAAGGAGCGGCGCGGCGAGTACCTCGGCGACACCGTCCAGGTCATCCCGCACATCACCAACGAGATCAAGCACCGTATCCGCCGCATGGCCACCGACGACGTCGACGTCGTCATCACCGAGGTCGGCGGCACGGTCGGCGACATCGAGTCGCTGCCCTTCCTGGAGACGGTCCGTCAGGTCCGCCACGAGGTCGGCCGCGACAACGTCTTCGTCGTGCACATCTCGCTGCTGCCCTACATCGGCCCCTCCGGCGAGCTGAAGACCAAGCCCACCCAGCACTCCGTCGCGGCCCTGCGCAACATCGGTATCCAGCCGGACGCCATCGTGCTGCGCGCCGACCGCGAGGTGCCCACCGCCATCAAGCGCAAGATCTCGCTGATGTGCGACGTCGACGAGACCGCCGTGGTGGCCTGCCCCGACGCCCGGTCGATCTACGACATCCCCAAGGTGCTGCACACCGAGGGCCTGGACGCCTACGTCGTCCGCAAGCTGGACCTGCCGTTCCGCGACGTCGACTGGACCACCTGGGACGATCTGCTGGACCGCGTCCACAACCCCGACCACGAGGTCACCGTGGCCCTGGTCGGCAAGTACATCGACCTGCCCGACGCCTACCTCTCCGTCACCGAGGCCATCCGGGCCGGCGGCTTCGCCAACAGGGCCCGGGTCAAGGTCAAGTGGGTCGCCTCCGACGACTGCAAGACCCCGGCCGGAGCCGAGCAGCAGCTCGGTGACGTCGACGCGGTCTGCGTCCCCGGCGGCTTCGGCGAGCGCGGTGTGATCGGCAAGGTCGGCGCCATCCAGTACGCCCGTGAGAACAAGGTGCCGCTGCTCGGTCTCTGCCTCGGCCTCCAGTGCATCGTGATCGAGGCCGCGCGCAACCTGGCCGGCATCCCCGACGCCAACTCCACCGAGTTCGACGCCGCCACCGCCCACCCCGTCATCTCGACGATGGAGGAGCAGCTCGCGTACGTCGAGGGCGCCGGTGACCTCGGCGGCACCATGCGGCTCGGCCTCTACCCGGCGAAGCTCGCCGAGGGCTCCCTCGTGCGCGAGGCGTACGCCGGCGAGCCCTACGTCGAGGAGCGCCACCGCCACCGCTACGAGGTCAACAACGCGTACCGCACGGAGCTGGAGAAGAAGGCCGGCCTGGTCTTCTCCGGCACCTCCCCGGACAACAAGCTCGTCGAGTGCGTCGAGTACCCGCGCGAGGCCCACCCCTACCTGGTCGCCACCCAGGCGCACCCGGAGCTGCGGTCCCGCCCGACCCGTCCGCACCCGCTCTTCGCCGGCCTGGTGAAGGCGGCCGTGGAGCGCCGGGTCGCGGCACGCGGGACGGACGCCGGCGCGTAA
- a CDS encoding segregation and condensation protein A, which produces MPTADDPPRPPRRALGRGPGHRAAPEPGAALPGAGTPPASEGQEAPQAVAPAPPVTPPPVTESPGEERRFTVRLANFEGPFDLLLQLISKHKLDVTEVALSRVTDEFMAHIRAMGPDWDLDQTTEFLVVAATLLDLKAARLLPTAEVEDEADLALLEARDLLFARLLQYRAYKRIAEIFQDRLESESHRHPRTVGLEPHHAELLPEVVISVGPDGFARLAVKATQSKPRPQVYVDHIHAPLVSVREQAEVVVARLRAEGEVSFRALTEDAPDTLTVVARFLALLELYREKAVALDQEEALGELLVRWVGGEGSGPVVTGEFDQEVPEGQEEVRL; this is translated from the coding sequence ATGCCGACAGCCGACGACCCGCCCCGCCCACCCCGCCGTGCCCTCGGCCGCGGGCCGGGGCACAGGGCCGCGCCGGAGCCCGGCGCGGCCCTGCCGGGCGCCGGCACGCCGCCGGCCAGCGAGGGCCAAGAGGCTCCGCAAGCGGTGGCCCCCGCCCCGCCCGTCACCCCGCCGCCCGTCACGGAGTCGCCCGGCGAGGAGCGGCGGTTCACCGTGCGGCTGGCCAATTTCGAGGGGCCCTTCGACCTGCTGCTCCAGCTGATCTCCAAGCACAAGCTCGATGTGACCGAGGTCGCCCTCTCCAGGGTCACCGACGAGTTCATGGCCCACATCCGCGCCATGGGCCCCGACTGGGACCTCGACCAGACCACGGAGTTCCTGGTCGTCGCCGCCACCCTGCTCGACCTGAAGGCCGCCCGGCTGCTGCCCACCGCCGAGGTGGAGGACGAGGCTGACCTCGCCCTCCTGGAGGCGCGCGACCTGCTCTTCGCGCGCCTGCTCCAGTACCGCGCGTACAAACGGATCGCCGAGATCTTCCAGGACCGGCTGGAGTCGGAGTCGCACCGCCACCCCCGAACCGTCGGGCTGGAGCCGCACCACGCCGAGCTGCTGCCCGAGGTCGTGATCAGTGTCGGCCCGGACGGTTTCGCCCGGCTCGCGGTGAAGGCGACGCAGTCCAAGCCCAGGCCGCAGGTGTACGTCGACCACATCCACGCCCCGCTGGTCAGCGTCCGCGAGCAGGCCGAGGTCGTCGTGGCGCGGCTGCGGGCGGAGGGCGAGGTCAGCTTCCGCGCGCTCACCGAGGACGCGCCGGACACCCTGACGGTCGTCGCCCGCTTCCTGGCGCTGCTGGAGCTCTACCGGGAGAAGGCGGTCGCCCTCGACCAGGAGGAGGCGCTCGGCGAGCTCCTGGTGCGCTGGGTGGGCGGGGAGGGGAGCGGACCGGTCGTGACCGGCGAGTTCGACCAAGAGGTGCCCGAGGGACAGGAGGAGGTACGGCTGTGA